GTCCCGCAACGCCGGTCAGCTGTGCGAGGGTCTGGTCACTGACGCCCCCGCACTCGGGGAAGAACGGGCCGTGGGTGGCCTGCTTCGAGGACGGCGCGGCGGACGAGGAGGGGTGCTGGCCGGCCCCGCCTGAACCGCCCGCGCACGCGGCCACCAGCGGCAGCATCGCCACCAGGGCGGGCACCAGCAGGCGCTTGTGAAACGCGCTCATCCGTCGAACACCTTGTTCATCCGCTTCTTGAAGGAATCGTCGAACAGGCGGTAGGTGCTGCGCAATGCGTTGCCCGGCCAGTGATCTTCCACCAGCTCGGCGGGCAGCAGCGGATCGAGCTGAAGGTGGCGGACCACTGCGATCGACAGCGCGAACTCGTAGGCGAAGTTCTCGGCCGAATTGTCTCGGGAGTCGCCGGACAGGGCGACCTCCATGGCGCCGATGAGTGCCCTGGCATCGTCCGCCCAGCCGTCGAGGGCGAACAACGAGCGCATCTTGTCAGCCGTGATGTCGGTGGCCGCGCCGTGAAAATGCGTGCATTGCCGGTCCAGGACCGCGCGCGACGCGGAAAGACGTTGCGGGTCAAGGTTGTCCGGACGGATCCAGACGCCCTCGCGGAAATCGGCCAGATGCAGTGCCGTCGCGGCCTTGCGCAGTTCCAGTCGATCCGCCGCGGTGCGGCGCTCCACTGAGACGATCGCCAGTTCCCAGGTGCCGTCCCAGTCAGTGACATCGTCGATCCGATAAGCCTCATCGACGCGCTGGCGCCGCTCGGCCAACCGGCCGGCCAGTGCGTAACTGCCGTCGTCCCCACTGAGTTCGCCGTTGGAGACCATCCGCCACAGGCAGGTGCGGGCGGCGCCGTCACTGATGCCGAACAGGGACGCGAACGCGACGAGGTTCGACACCGGCAGCCGGGCCTCATCGGAACCCAGCAATGCCGATGCCAGCACCGAGCGTGCGCTGAGCGGCCGGTCGCCGATCAGTTCGCGCACCCGAGATTCGGACACGGCGGGCATTGGTACATCTTCCCCGATCAGACCCGGTATCACTAAATCATTGACGTGTGACATGGAAACTGTGATACTAACGGGCGTGGCCTCCCCGACGAAGCCGTTGATCGCCGACGATATCGAGATCGTCCGGCGGATACTGGCCCATATCGACGCGGGCACCACCGACGAAGGCCCCTCGTGGCGCGAGCCGGTGGAAAACTATTTGGACACAACCCGATTCGGGCGCGAAATGCGGTTGCTGCGGGCCATGCCGAGCGTTTTCCTGCCGTCGGCGGCCATCCCCGATCCGGGTGACCACGCCGAGCGAGCGGCGTTCGGGGTGCCGTTGTTCGCGGTGCGCGGGCGCGATCGGCGTGCGCGGGTGTTCCGCAATGCGTGCCGGCATCGAGGGTTTGCTCTCGTCGAGGGCGCCGGATGCGCGCATGCCCTGGTGTGCCGCTACCACGGCTGGACGTACCGGCTGGACGGGTCGCTCGCCCACGTACCGCACCAGGAGGCGTTTCCCGATCTCGACGTGCCGGCCCGGGGCTTGGTCGAGGTGAACAGCCACGAAGTGGACGGGTTGATCGTCATCGAGGCGCTGGATTCCGCTCTTGAACCGCGTGACGACGCGCTGGCGTGGTTGACCGACGGGACGCCGCGGCGTGACAAGCTGCTGCCGGCACAACGACTGGTGTATGTCGACAGCACGGTGCGCCGAATGAACTGGAAGGTCCTCGTCGAGCAGTTCCTGGAGGGCTACCACATCCGGTCGACCCACAAGGACACCTTCTTCCCGCTGCAGTACGACGACCTCAACGTGGTCGAGATGTTCGGCCCGAATTGCCGTCTGACGTTCCCCTACCGCAACATTGAGCGGTTGCGCGACCGTCCGGAAAGCACCTGGACGACGGACGCCCGGGTGACGTACCTGTATCAGCTCTTTCCGAACGTGATGCTGGCGACGTTCCCGGACCTGATGCTGATGATCGTGGTCGACCCGGTCGATGTCGAACGCAGCACCGTCACCATTTATTCGATGGCCCGCCCCGAGCTGGCCGAGCGCGCGAATAGTGCTGACGGACAGTACAACCCGGCCGCCGTGGGCACGTTGATCGCGCGCGGCTCGGTGGAGGACAATGAGATGTCCGAGGGTGTCCAGCGCGGATTGAGCTCAGGCGCAAATGCTTTCGTCGAATTCGGCCGGCACGAAAGTGCGGCCGGCCATTTCCACGCCGTACTCGACGAGCGCCTGGCCCGGTACGCCGGCGACGGGAGCGCGCGGGATCTCAGCGG
This genomic stretch from Mycobacterium paragordonae harbors:
- a CDS encoding PaaX family transcriptional regulator C-terminal domain-containing protein, whose product is MPAVSESRVRELIGDRPLSARSVLASALLGSDEARLPVSNLVAFASLFGISDGAARTCLWRMVSNGELSGDDGSYALAGRLAERRQRVDEAYRIDDVTDWDGTWELAIVSVERRTAADRLELRKAATALHLADFREGVWIRPDNLDPQRLSASRAVLDRQCTHFHGAATDITADKMRSLFALDGWADDARALIGAMEVALSGDSRDNSAENFAYEFALSIAVVRHLQLDPLLPAELVEDHWPGNALRSTYRLFDDSFKKRMNKVFDG
- a CDS encoding aromatic ring-hydroxylating oxygenase subunit alpha, yielding MILTGVASPTKPLIADDIEIVRRILAHIDAGTTDEGPSWREPVENYLDTTRFGREMRLLRAMPSVFLPSAAIPDPGDHAERAAFGVPLFAVRGRDRRARVFRNACRHRGFALVEGAGCAHALVCRYHGWTYRLDGSLAHVPHQEAFPDLDVPARGLVEVNSHEVDGLIVIEALDSALEPRDDALAWLTDGTPRRDKLLPAQRLVYVDSTVRRMNWKVLVEQFLEGYHIRSTHKDTFFPLQYDDLNVVEMFGPNCRLTFPYRNIERLRDRPESTWTTDARVTYLYQLFPNVMLATFPDLMLMIVVDPVDVERSTVTIYSMARPELAERANSADGQYNPAAVGTLIARGSVEDNEMSEGVQRGLSSGANAFVEFGRHESAAGHFHAVLDERLARYAGDGSARDLSGILSS